The Ascochyta rabiei chromosome 18, complete sequence DNA segment TCGGTGAGATCTTCCGGCGAGGTATATGGTCCGTCTTCCGTGTCGAGAACGAGCACTGCACCAACGTCGGCCGCTTCCGAGCCAGTCGAGACGTCCCCCTGCCCTATGAGCTTCCTCCCAGCCCCGAGACACAATCTCTTGCCGCGGATCAACGAGGCGACAGGATCGACGAGGAGCAGCCAGCCCGCAAGCGCAGGTCTACAACTGCACCACCAGATGGCCTCACTCCGCTCAGATCCACGAGCGGCACAGACCTCGAGCGCTCTCGCTCCTCGGCACGCCAGCGTCGCGGCTTCCCCCAGGCCGAAGACGAGTTCCGCCCCTCCCCGCTCCAACGCGCCTTTACCCATGTCGGCGACATCTTCCGCGACGCGCACGCCCAGGACTTTGAGCGCAAGAAGAAGCCCGAGCTCGGCCGCGATCCGCGCGACGACAAGCTGAACGACGGCGATTCGACCGACGAATCCGACGGCGACGAGGGCCCGGGCGACAACTCCGGCGTCGCGAGCGCAGGCGACGAAGGCGACGGCAGCGACAagagcgacgacgacgacgacgttGTTGACGACGTCGAGGAAAGCGCTGTTTCTCGCATCAGAGAGGATCTCAGAGTTGGCATGACAGGCGCCGGTGAGGGCTCGTCTGGACATTAAATATCCTTACCTACATACCATCCACAATCCACACCCCCCTACCTATCACCCATGCATGCCATCTCTACTCCGCCTCCTCATCTCCCATCTCCTTCCCCATCTCATCCCACGCCGCCTTCCACACATTCAACAACACCCCCCGCGCCCGCTTCATCTCCCACATACGCGTATTCGCCCTCTCCTTATCCGCCGCTGTCTTGCCATTCTGTTTGTCCGAGTGGTATCTCAGCGCCATGAGATGCGCAGCTATTTTAATCGTCACTAGCGGGGCGCTGGGCGGGAGGCCGAGGGTTGCGCACGGATTGAACGGATCTGCTTGTTGTGGTGCTGCTGTGCTTTTACAGTCGTCTTTAGCTATGCTCTTACTCTCACCCATCGCCTTTAGATCCGCTGGTATGACAGCGCGGGGTTCCGCGTGGAGATGCACCGTCGCTGGCGTTGTCTGTGGCGGCGTTGAAACGAGTTTCTTCACCCTGTCGACTTGTTTGCTCCTGCTGGTCTTCATCGTCCTTGTCACGTCTCCCCcgtttctcttctttctgcCATTCGCACGCTGGGGAttcctctccttctctttctgcttcttctcctgcAGATTGGTGACGCCGGATGTCGCGGGTGAGTTCTTGGAGGAGGGATAGCAGGGCAGATGGGCTGTGGGGACTGAGTCCGGTACGGGTCGTGGGGAGTAGGAGAGTATCATCGTCTGTCGGATCGAAGGGGAAACGGGGATGCCATGGCGGTTCCATGGCGCTACTTGCTGCTCGAATCGTCCCTAGTGGATGAGCTTGGGATTTGACATGGAATCAAGAGAAGAGAGGGTTTCTTGGAGAAAATACTCATCCTCTCGGGTACGTGGGCATAAGTTGTCGGCTTGCTCTTATACATCCTGCAGATTCCTAGAAGTCACGTCCAGCGAAATCGGCATGTTCGTTTGGTACAGGGTGACCTTTTGTAGTATTCCATGTTCGTAGACCAACATACTGCCCTTCACTAACACGATTCACTGGCTCACCATGTCGAACACAGTTGGTGCTGGCGGTCTGCCATTCACGAGCGAGGGGGATCGCCATGTGACCGCGCGGTGCCAGACTCCAGACTCCTAGGGCAGCCGTTACCCCGGACGACTTCACCTCCGAGCCTGAAGTCGCCAGCCTTGCCTAACCTGAGGGTCTCAGAGCGCTGCGAAGTCCAACGCAGGCCGGAAACGCGGACATATTGTCGCCTCACGCCGTACGAGGCGATGGCGTGGGGAAGCGATTGCATTTCCTCACCGCCCTGCCAGCATCGTGCATTGCTGCTATATCGCAGGGATTCTGAACCCATCGACACCCGCTATAGCAGAGATTCTCGTACTCCCCGGGAGCACAGCGCGCGCCAGACTGCTCATGCGGGATTCTCCAGGCCCATCCAACGCGTCAACCACGATTCCCTCGTCTCGAAATGGTTGGTAAAGTGGCCCTGGCGTGCGGCGATTCCATGGACGGACTTGTCAGCCATGTGCACTATGTGCGAGTGCTTGTCTCCGGGTGATGACAGCTGGTAGTTCACTAGCTAATGCCCTGGCGTTCTACCAGAGAGGTTCTGTCGCAGACTGTGGATTGTAGCCTTTGCCCTGAATGATACGTGTGTCGAGGACCCAAGGCCCAATTTGATATTTGAAAAAAaaagggggggggggggggaagAAATAGACACAAGAGCGAGCTTTCCAGAAACGTCGCTCCTTGACGGGCGCTTATTGCAGGTCGTGCCGCAAAACGAGTTGGTCAAGTAGCTTGCTGCAAACAAGCTCCCTCACAAACGCcactctccttctcttcttgcACACAGCCCCCTGCAAGCTAGAAGGAAGTCCAAACCAACGAACAGCGTAGAACCTGCCAAGATCCTCCACGGAAGCTGCAGTACCATCACCCAAGTGCATTGCCTGCGGACATCAAAGCCTAGGTAAACAAGATGGGCTCGCTAGAGCGGCCTTTGCGGTAAAGATGGTAAGAAAAAATGCTTTTGCAACGTGGCCGTTCCTTTCATAGCCTGTACTCTCTCTCGTAACGCTTAAGCGATCAGGAATGATGCGATAATGGGTGTGTTCGGACAGCACCGCAGTTACAATCTCAAGTTCCTCTGAACCTACTACATCCCGCTGTCTACTACGCACCTCAGCTTGTTGAATTACGAAACCTCTGCTAAACTTGTATTTATATTGActtttcctcttcttctgtaGTACACTGTaatgcactgcactgcactgtaATGCACTGCACTTACACAGTTCCATGCTAGTGTTGTGAGGCGAACGGAGGGCAGAAAACAAAGATCAGGAAcaaaagagaagaaaccCCGATTCCAAACCCAAGCCTAAAACTAGAAATGTAGTTCTGTTTCCATCGTCAATATCCACGTCTTAGAGAAGTAAACTACAGCAGATATACCTATATTTACATGAATCAATACGAACTAACGCGTTGGCTCTATAGTCAATCAAACTAGGTAGCtgtagtgtgctgtagtACTGTATGTAGATGAACCTACAAAACATGCTCTATGTGCTATACGTTTCAATATATGCGTTAGTGCTTCTGGACGGGTGGTTGGACCGGTGGACAGTTTGTTCATTTTTGTTGATATTATGaatttttttcttttccaTTCGATTGGTGGGGAAGTCAGGTAACTGTTAGGTAGCCTCCATACATGAGTGAATCTGACCCAGCGATACAGAACCGGTAGCCATGCTGAAGGTATGTCTCCACGTAAGTGCTATGCTACAGGGTCTAGGATCACGCGGCGGTAGGTCGTCAATCCCATTTCACGCTTCTCCGTCACGGAGAGGATCAGGTGCATGGTCTGTGGGGTTGTTAATGAGGGTTTGGCGTTTCTACCCACCACTTAAGCAGCGgcagaagagaagaagactTACCAGGTTCGCCAACGGCGTAACCCCAACGACACTCCCGTCTTCATTCATCGGCACGATGGTGATGTTCTTGCTGACCACGCTGTCAGTCACCGGCCCGCTCATCTCCTGTACCACGTCCCTATAGTGGAACCACTCGAACGCCAGGACATCGCCATCGGGATCCCAACTGGCGCTTGCATCGAGTGAGATCGTGTCGTTGAGCGTGAAGGTGCGGTGAACGATACCACCGCATGCTTCATCCGCCAGCACTGCGAGCGGCGCGTGGTTGTGCGCGCTGTAGTCTGTGTCGAGCGTCCATTGCATGCGGTTTGCAAAGTCGAATTGGTATCCGGACCGCCAGCGCCAGATGCTCGCGTGGTTGCTCAGATGGCCCGCGCCATCGACGCCGGCGGCGAAGTCGGTTGCATCCGTGTAGACGCGTGAGTTGGCGCCGCTGCGATCCAGGAGCTTGTACCGTCCGCCCCAGCTGCCCCATTCTGGGTGCTCAGGGTCGCCGAGGCCGTTTTTGATGAGGGGGAAGAACGAGGGTGTGTCGCCCTCCATGATGTAGTCGTAGTGCGGGTAGTGTTTTCCCAGCTCGCCGACGCTGCGAATGTGCTGGTCCAGCCAGGCGTTGGTGATGAGTGACGAGTCCGGCCCGCCGCGGTCTGCAGGTCGGAATATCTCACCGGATATCCCGTTCCAGGTTGCGCGCGCATAGTCGCTCATGGCGTGCAGCGAGACGATGTAGAAGAGCTGCGGGAAGTGCAGGCGCAGCCAGGGGCCGGCGTCGTCCTGGTCCGAGATGGCGTAGACGCGCAGTTTGGACACAAACTGCGCTGTGGCGTTTGCAGAACGTGTCGAAGAGACATGCTGCAGCGATTCCGCCAGGACGTTGGTCCCGCCCCAGGCTAGGAACCAGGTAGGCTCAGGAGAGCTGTCGATGACATCAACAAACGCCGCGGCTGCGTCGCTGAGGTTCAGCTTCAGTGCTGCGAGGCCGTAGACCGGGTGGCCAGTGGTGACTTTGGACAAAAGCTCGGCAGCCGACGGGTAGGGTGCGCTGGGAGGCACATGAGCGTTGAGATTGACCGTCACGTTTCCATAGACGGATATCACCTGACGAATCGTCGCCTCGTCCACCGAGTCGTTCTTGTGGATCGACGTCGACCCGGCGATACCTTGGATGTCGAGCTCGTTTGCGTACGTCAAGAAGCGCACAAGACTCATCTGGTCGTCCGGCTCATTGCTCATGTCGGTAGAAATGAAGACGCGATGCTTGTGCTCATAACGACTCGTCTCGCATTTCCGCGTGTCGTTGGACGTCTGCGCGAGCACTGAAGCTGCCAGCGAGAGGCTTGAGAAGTGGAAGAGCCTCATAATGGAGACCGTAAGGATGGGAGTGAGTCGCGTCCAATTCGTACTTCGTTTTCGGCTTCCAAGCACATACTTATACTCATCATGATCGTCATCTTGCTGAATTGCGTATGCCTTGGAGACAGAGTTTTCTTGCTACTATCCATGCTCGTCCACGTTTGTCCGATGAGCTTTGTGGAGGTAGCTTGTGGGGAACCCCGCAGTAGCATCGCGCTTGATCCTATGGAGCAATACCGGTAGTCCGGTATGAATCGTGCCGCCGATGAGGTTGCCGTGGGAGATTGGCATCGGAGAAAATCAAGCAGTGGGTTGCCGAGTTGGGATAGCTGGGCCTACGCTTTCCAGATTGGGCAGACATGCGATTGACGTCAGGTAGAGCTTCTGCAATGAATCGTGCCCGATCACTTCAACAAGACGCGTACGTCTTCTTCTGTCCAATCCAAAGCCCAAGACAACTGGAACAAACTCGATCAGACAAAATTGATATTCATCACTCCATACAAGCTTAACCTGTACTGTGAAAGAGCATTCACGCCTTACTGAAACTGCAGCCTTCGACATCAACAAAGCAATCACAGCGCACACTCCAAACACTAAAAACAAGCCAGTAAACACAATAGAGAAGATACACTCTCCTTCCCTCGCACTACGTTGTCGCATGTCGCACAAATTGCAACAGTAGCTGTATGAACAGCACTTATACATATCTGTATTCTATGGTCTCCAGCAATCAATTTGAGAAAGGACCCAAAGTGAGACGAAACGTTGATACGAGGAGATCTTGAGTTAGATTTCTTGTTCTTCGATATACACGCCAGACAAACCGTCCTAAAACAGTGTTGCTATAGACAATTTTTTGCCCGTGATATCATGCGGATTTGCCTCGTGAACAACATAGAGGACTTATACTTGTTCTAAAACTCCAAGATTGCCCTTATGCTTACCTAATATCTACCAGCACAAATTCTAGAGACTGGCTGGCTATACGTCTGATATCCATATTGGCCTCACTATCTATAAACAACGTGCGCGCTCATCGCATCATCTGCAAGGTGACAAACCTTCCTTGTCGCTACGTTCAATGCTCGTGTCCGTGGTGGTCATGAGGACCAGCATTCGCGCCACCAAAGTCGATCTTCCAGCCCCGTCCAATGCCTACGCTGGGGTCGCGAATGATTGCGAAGGCGGCCTTCTTGCCATCGGCAGGGTAGTACTCAAGAGGCACTGGTTTCCTTCTCTTGCTCTCCTTCGAGCCCTCCTCCATGACGATGACCTCGTCCTTGTCCTTCCACGCACTTGGTGCACCGATGACGATGACCTTCTCAACACGGACCTTGTCCATCGACTTGGCGTACTTTTCGTACTTTACGGTGCGGACGGTGCTAGTGTCGAGGTTCGACGAGGTGAGGATGTTGCGCTTGCCGTCGAACGAGAAGCGGCGGTGAATGAAGGCACCGCCTTGGTAGTCGAATGTCTCGCCGTCATCGACATAGAGTGTGCCTGCCGCGTTGCCGTCCTTGTCGAGAACAACAACAAGCGTGAAGGGATCGTACTTCATGAGGCCTGAAGAACGACGGGGACGGTCGCGGCGGGGAATGATGTGACCTCCCTGCATAAGGAGCGGGATCTTTTCGAGAGGTGCAGGGACAGTGTGCTGGCCCTTGCCGGTGTAAGTGGTGTAGTCGAAGTAGTCGTAGTAAGGCTGGTCGTCTGCGATGTATACAGAGACGCTGTCGGCGCCTTCCTTAGTGACTGGCTTAGCAAGCAGACCGGTGGACCCGATATAGAGCTGGTCATCGACCGCGAAACCGGCCTCATCATCTGGATGGATGTAGAAGTTAGGACGCACGATTGGTGCACCAGTTGTGTGGGCCTCGTGGAAGGCAGTGTACCAGGCAGGAAGCAGCTGATAACGCAGACGAAGAGCCTGAGTGATAATCTCAGTGTATGGCGATCCAGGAATGTAAGGCTCACGACGGCGAGTGTCGATGTGGGCGTGGCCACGGAAGAACGGGTAGTAGATACCAGCCTGGTACCAGCGCGTGAGAAGCTCCTTGCTGGGGTTGCCGAAGAAACCTCCAACGTCAGCACCAGCGAATGGGAAACCAGAGATGCCTTGGTTGAGAATCATAGGCAGAGATGCTTCAAGATGGGGCCAGTCAGCCTGGTTGTCACCAGTCCACATGGCCGCACTACGTTGACTGCCAGAGTAGAAGGCACGAGTGAGGACAAATGGACGGCGGAGCTCGCCCTTCTTGCGCTCAGTCAGGGCGTGGTAGGTAGCATTGTGGAAGGTCATGCCATTGATGTTGTGGACATCGCGGTGCTCCCAGTTGCCGTGGTGTAAGTTGTCCTTGGGCATAGTAGTCTCAGGGCCGTTGAAGACAGAGGGCTCGTTCATATCGTTCCAGATGAATGTGTTGTGAGCAGATCCCTTGAACTTGTCATACTTGAACAAACCCTTCCACCAATCAATGGCAGCTGGGTTGAAGCAGTCGACCCACATGGAGGAACCGGGCCAGCACCAACCCTCGTACTGGTTGCCATCCTTGTTCTTGACAGCGAGGTCCTTGCTCTTGAGCTCGTCAATGATAGGGTAGTTGTTGGTGTTCTTGATGTGAGGGTCGATGATCGCCACAAGCTTCCTGTCTCGCTTGTCGAGTTGCTGCTGCATGGAGATTGGGTCAACGAATGTCAGCGGGTCCCAGGTGAAGTATTCTTTTTCGTGGGTGTATTCAATGTCGAGCCAGATGACATCGTACGGGATGTTGAACTTGTCGAAACGGCGGTCAACATCCTTGACATCCTCGTCGGTGACGTAGTTCCAGCGGCACTGGTGGTAGGCAATGGCGAACGACTGGGGCATGGCAGTGTATCCAGTGAGCTCACCATACTGACGGGTAAGATCCTGAGGGGTGGGTCCAAGAAAGACGAACACATCCAAGAGACCACTCTCGGACATCCAGTGGGTGTGCGTGTCAGTGTGGCCTTCGACACCGAGCGCCAGCGGATTCGCAGTGTTTCTGGTCTTGGTCACGTCGATCCATGTCTCGGCAGCGTTGAGCCAGAAGACACCGACGGTGGATCCTTTGCGGTGTGCCTGCATGAATGGGATGGCGCCGTACAAAGTCATTGGGCTGTCCATCTCGTACTCAAAGACATCAGCGTTGTACAGTCGATATGGCTCGGTGTAGGCATCGTTGCCGCCTCTGTTAGGATGTTAGCTGGGCAGCCTTCTATAGCCACTTGTGATTGAGCGGCATACCTCGTCGTCTTCAGTGAGAGCCTTGTGGCATGTTCTGGGATACCAAATACGTGGGCGTAGCCGGGGAAGGAGATGTCGAGTGAGATAGCTTCAGGGCCGCGAGGCTTTGTGTCGGTGTTTCCACCAAAACTCTCGTCCCACCATGTACTCTCGTCTTCGCCCTTTTCCTCCTCgaccttctcctcctcgacCTTTGGCTCTTCTTTGGCCTCCTCGCCGTCCTTTGGCTCCTCCTTGGGCTTCTCGACCTTTGCCCTCCAGTGCTCCAGGTTCAAGAAACCACGCTCGTTGAACTTGACTTGGGTCTCGCCGTCCCGCTGGAACTCGATCGAGAAAGGTGCATGGCGGATGATGGCTTGGTGCCTGCTGCCTTTGCCGTAGACGACCTTGGTGTAGCCAGCATCGGCTGCTTCAGCCAATGCAGCGCCGCTGGAGGTCTTCAGGCCGCCGACGAGCGCCCATTTGCCAGCTTCGTTGTATCGCTCCTTTCTGGCTTTGCTGTCGTGCCTGAGGTCGATGTCTCCTTTCTGCCTCTTTGCTTCGTCCAGGGTAACTCTTGCAACGCCAGATTCGAGGAAAGTGACTGTGAGCGGCAACTGGACCTTCTCGGCACCTTCTCCGACCGTCTTGAGTACTACAGCGTCCAGTTGGCCGTCCTTGAACTTAAGTGTCGTGGGGTCGAGGGCGTATGGGGAGACGAAGGAGCTCGAGGCAGTGACGTCGTCGGCGAATGCGCGGTTGCGTTTACAGAAGCCAGACTGGTCGCAGGTTTTGAAGTTTTCATGCTTGACAGATACTGTGGCCTCTCGTTAGCAAATTGACTCGAAGGCACGCCCTTTATCGAGTGCATGCAGGGGAGTTGGAGCTCCAACGCGTGCGGCTACATACCAGCTGGCAAGAACAAGCTGCACAGCGCCGTCCACAGCAAGAACACGGCCGTCCACCGGGGAGCGGACCTCTGCTGTGATGTAACCATCTCCAGTAGCTCAGCAATAATCCAATACTGCTTTGACTGGGAAAGCTGTCCACTTGGCCCGTCCAAGATAAGACGTCTGATGAAACGTAGCTGTTCCTTACCTAATCACGCGAGCAAACCACACAAACAGCGGCAGCCGCCCAGGTCAGGGCGCACCGCTAACCGCTAATGCTGACCCCGCCAACGCAGCACCCCCACCAAGGCCAATGATGGTACCAAGAGAATTTTAGTGCCAGAATGTCCGAGTCCAATTCTTCTCCCTACCCCTCTGGCATCCCGATTCTCTCCCCTTCTCCAGAAGCCATCTTCGAAAGAACATCGAACTCTCCCACACCGCAAACATGACTACCGAGCAGACGTAGGTTGCATCCCGTCCACCCTCCCGTGGCTCTGCGGAAGGTCAACAAGGGAAAGGCGGTGTAGCTAACTGTTGGGAACAGCTTCATTGCTATCAAGCCTGATGGCGTCCAGGTATGCAGCACAACACCACGGGGCGCTGCAATTGCAGCGTGTCTCTCAATTGCAGTGCACCAACACGCAGCAGAGTAGCAGCGTACTGACCCCGTACACAGCGTGGCCTCATTGGCCCCATCATCTCCCGCTTTGAGAACCGCGGCTTCAAGCTCGCTGCCATCAAGCTCGTCACTCCCGGCAAGGAGCACCTCGAGAAGCACTACGAGGACTTGAGCACCAAGCCCTTCTTCCCTGGTCTGATCGCCTGTACGTACCCATCCCCTCCCAACATGTGCACAGTGCAATTGCCCCTCCACCAAGACCTTTGTGGAACACCCTGCAGGACAGCCTGCAGGGCAGCCTGCAAGGAGCCTGGCCAACACCAGCAACATcaaccaccaccatcacccCCCGCATGCCAACGCAACATACTTATAGCGACTCAGACATGTCCTCGGGCCCCATCTGCGCCATGGTCTGGGAGGGCCGTGACGCCGTCAAGACCGGCCGCTCCATCCTCGGAGCCACCAACCCCCTTGCCTCCGCCCCCGGCACCATCCGCGGCGACTTCGCCCTCGACGTCGGCCGCAACGTCTGCCACGGCTCCGACAGCGTCGAGAACGCCAAGAAGGAGATTGCCCTGTGGTTCAAGGACGGCGAGGTCCAGGAGTGGAAGCAGGCCGGCTTCGACTGGATCTACGAGAAGGCTTAAATGGCTCTCTCTCTGGCTCACTCGGCTTTTCTGAAAAGGCTCCCAGTGCTGGTTGATTGTACACACGGGCTCTCGTATGGCTGTTGTAGCGTGTTCTGGAAATGCCAGTAGGGTCACTGAACGCACTAGTAAGGATGCTCCGCCACGGCTTGAACGGGTTCGTGCTGTGCGCCAGCGTGAAAGCTATGACGATACGATCTAGACGGACAAGATAGAAGCCCAAAATGAGACACGATGCATGATCTCAACACAAGCAGCTTGTTCGATTGTGATGGGATGTATGCTATTCAACCACAAGCTCTACTCAACCCCTTCTAcctcctcgacctcgacctcaaCAGCGCCCTTACTCTGACTCCTCGTCTCCCTCTCTTCACCCGATCCATCCAACTCCCCCTTGACCCTCCCCACCCACCACCCCCTCAACTTCCCCACCTCAGTCCACTCGCCCTCACCCCTCTCTACACTCGGTCCCTTGACCTCCTCCCTAGCCCTCAATTCCCCCCACTTCGCCTTGTTGGCGCCCCAGACGGGCTTCCCAAAGCGCCAGACACACCAGCTGCTCTGATCCTGGCTTTTCAGAAGCGGTTCGCGCCTGCGACTCTCGACGGCGAAGGCGCGCAGCAGGACGACGTCGCCGGCGTGGGTCTCGGGGAGCGCGGACTGGTAGGCGCGGAAGACGTTTACGGTTCGGACGGCCGGGAAGAGGGAGCGGTCGGTGATGTGCAGCGTGGTGGTCCAGTGTCGGGGGCCCTTTTTGGCGCGCGAGGGCACCGTGCTGGGGGATGTGCAGAGGGCGAGGATGTCTGGGTTTGAGGACGAGTGGAATTGGCTCGAGCGGTTGAGGAAGTAGATTAGATCGCGCAGGGGTGTGTAGTACGCTAGTGGGGTGGAGAGGCCGATGGAGGGCAGCTCTGGTTTGGGTAGGAGAGTtgcgtcttcgtcgtcggcggAGACGGCGTCTGAGGATTGGCGAGTGGGAGATGAGGATGCCAGCTCTGTGATGGCGGGCTTGCGGCGTGGGGAAGTCCGTGTTTTTGGAGATGCCACAGCGGGCTGTGTCTGTACCCCAGGCAGAGGTATGTCGAAAGAGCGAAGACTGACGCTTGCGGAGGTTGTTTGTGTGAGGTCAGGCGCGACGAGCAAGCTTTGGTCGGGTTGACGGGCTTGGAAAGAAAGTGGCGGCTCCATCGCTGTTTGTTGCGAGACATCCAGGGTGGAGGAATGACTCTCGTAAACGGCAGACTGCTGCGCAGAAGATGGCTCAGTCGCAGGGAACGACGTGTAAGAGGTATCGTCAAGGGCGGTCGGTGCCGGTGGCGAGCTTCTTAAAACGCCTTCACCTGGTAATACGGGATAGGTGACATACTCTTGCTCAGCAGTAGATGTGGCCTGGTCCGTCTGCGCCTCGCCTGTCTCTCTAGCAAGAGAAGACGTCTGTGCAAGACCTTTGCTTGTGCGCGTAACGCGAGAGCCCGGGGTCGCAGAGAACGTCGAACGCGCTGAACGGAGTGATCTTCTAGGAGAGTGCTGTGGCTGGGTCGGAGACACAACTGTGCTTTGTTTCTCCAACGATCGCGATCTTGAGCGAATTCGAGATTGCGATTGTGAGATGCTTGCTGGCGGTGGCTTCAGTCGAGTCTCATTAGAGTCTCCGTCAGCAGCCTCAACTGTGTCACTTATGTTAGTGAGCATCTGCTCGCCAGCATTGGCCGAGTCATTAGAGTAGTGCGCGGTAGATAAGGAATCCTCCGAACGCGATATGTCCTCCTCAGAGTCTTTCACAAAGGCAACATCGGAGTATCTACCTTGCGAGGCCTGGGAATACCCGAACCCAAGCTCTTGAGAAGACTCAAACATGCTGCCGAAAAGATTGCGGTTCTCCATTTGGGATGGAACGATGTCAAGATCGGTATCTCTCCTTACGAGCTTGCGAGAACTTCTGCGTACAGGTGTGTCCCGAGCAG contains these protein-coding regions:
- a CDS encoding Glucan 1,3-alpha-glucosidase — its product is MVTSQQRSAPRWTAVFLLWTALCSLFLPAVSVKHENFKTCDQSGFCKRNRAFADDVTASSSFVSPYALDPTTLKFKDGQLDAVVLKTVGEGAEKVQLPLTVTFLESGVARVTLDEAKRQKGDIDLRHDSKARKERYNEAGKWALVGGLKTSSGAALAEAADAGYTKVVYGKGSRHQAIIRHAPFSIEFQRDGETQVKFNERGFLNLEHWRAKVEKPKEEPKDGEEAKEEPKVEEEKVEEEKGEDESTWWDESFGGNTDTKPRGPEAISLDISFPGYAHVFGIPEHATRLSLKTTRGGNDAYTEPYRLYNADVFEYEMDSPMTLYGAIPFMQAHRKGSTVGVFWLNAAETWIDVTKTRNTANPLALGVEGHTDTHTHWMSESGLLDVFVFLGPTPQDLTRQYGELTGYTAMPQSFAIAYHQCRWNYVTDEDVKDVDRRFDKFNIPYDVIWLDIEYTHEKEYFTWDPLTFVDPISMQQQLDKRDRKLVAIIDPHIKNTNNYPIIDELKSKDLAVKNKDGNQYEGWCWPGSSMWVDCFNPAAIDWWKGLFKYDKFKGSAHNTFIWNDMNEPSVFNGPETTMPKDNLHHGNWEHRDVHNINGMTFHNATYHALTERKKGELRRPFVLTRAFYSGSQRSAAMWTGDNQADWPHLEASLPMILNQGISGFPFAGADVGGFFGNPSKELLTRWYQAGIYYPFFRGHAHIDTRRREPYIPGSPYTEIITQALRLRYQLLPAWYTAFHEAHTTGAPIVRPNFYIHPDDEAGFAVDDQLYIGSTGLLAKPVTKEGADSVSVYIADDQPYYDYFDYTTYTGKGQHTVPAPLEKIPLLMQGGHIIPRRDRPRRSSGLMKYDPFTLVVVLDKDGNAAGTLYVDDGETFDYQGGAFIHRRFSFDGKRNILTSSNLDTSTVRTVKYEKYAKSMDKVRVEKVIVIGAPSAWKDKDEVIVMEEGSKESKRRKPVPLEYYPADGKKAAFAIIRDPSVGIGRGWKIDFGGANAGPHDHHGHEH
- a CDS encoding Nucleoside-diphosphate kinase; translation: MTTEQTFIAIKPDGVQRGLIGPIISRFENRGFKLAAIKLVTPGKEHLEKHYEDLSTKPFFPGLIAYMSSGPICAMVWEGRDAVKTGRSILGATNPLASAPGTIRGDFALDVGRNVCHGSDSVENAKKEIALWFKDGEVQEWKQAGFDWIYEKA